A genomic window from Accipiter gentilis chromosome 1, bAccGen1.1, whole genome shotgun sequence includes:
- the LOC126043035 gene encoding guanylin-like isoform X2, which produces MKGFLSFAVLAVLLLVHSSQAVYVQDGDLKFSLESVKKLKELMDENTHINPRMVVSMASYSPCDEKDLPEEFQSVCKREDASMIFERLSLAVQDDLCEICANAACAGCF; this is translated from the exons ATGAAAggctttctttcctttgcagtCCTTGCAGTCCTTTTACTGGTGCACAGCTCTCAGGCAGTCTACGTTCAG GATGGAGACTTGAAATTCTCCCTTGAGTCTGTGAAGAAGCTAAAGGAGCTTATGGATGAGAACACACACATTAACCCTCGCATGGTGGTTTCAATGGCTAGCTATTCTCCATGTGATGAAAAAGATCTCCCTGAGGAGTTCCAATCTGTGTGCAAAAGAGAAGATGCATCTATGATTTTTGAGAGGCTGA GCCTGGCTGTCCAAGATGATTTGTGTGAAATCTGTGCCAATGCTGCCTGCGCTGGTTGCTTTTGA
- the LOC126043035 gene encoding guanylin-like isoform X1 — MMCTMEMYLEEVLSHSSSAIKPTCVIRELPFLAVLLLVHSSQAVYVQDGDLKFSLESVKKLKELMDENTHINPRMVVSMASYSPCDEKDLPEEFQSVCKREDASMIFERLSLAVQDDLCEICANAACAGCF; from the exons ATGATGTGTACAATGGAAATGTACCTTGAGGAGGTCCTATCCCACTCCAGCAGTGCCATCAAACCTACATGTGTCATCCGTGAGCTTCCAT tCCTTGCAGTCCTTTTACTGGTGCACAGCTCTCAGGCAGTCTACGTTCAG GATGGAGACTTGAAATTCTCCCTTGAGTCTGTGAAGAAGCTAAAGGAGCTTATGGATGAGAACACACACATTAACCCTCGCATGGTGGTTTCAATGGCTAGCTATTCTCCATGTGATGAAAAAGATCTCCCTGAGGAGTTCCAATCTGTGTGCAAAAGAGAAGATGCATCTATGATTTTTGAGAGGCTGA GCCTGGCTGTCCAAGATGATTTGTGTGAAATCTGTGCCAATGCTGCCTGCGCTGGTTGCTTTTGA